A single window of Ammospiza caudacuta isolate bAmmCau1 chromosome 12, bAmmCau1.pri, whole genome shotgun sequence DNA harbors:
- the TASOR gene encoding protein TASOR isoform X3, translated as MADAVIRSGGEMEPEQHQRMEKTSAGVLGAESNRAGAAEDTAQNGGRSESGSAGEALLVTAVAAEDKVPTNLSINSSSQRRSSISTANELQQQQPPSGVLGGPPPLPKPSEDQQPVRKNFQIPRKSREKKALFQPVLPESREFEEIINILHSSYLDPSSVSSFKYKRASLVQSELLEKEFTEKRRELKRDGRPEKELLDSYAFLMVDRCQIQSICEKGLQVGHSKLSVLGSPSMGVYISKYADLLQPNPLESGASGDVIVFKIIKGRMKSIYDYTGMKAMESAAKSMLDPTPNHECHISKNAGKVTSLLAYRAYELTQYYFYEYGFDEIRQRPRHVCPFAVVSFAYKDDMVQGPKFVPPSRANTFHADRSTEKPNVTLWRGQLWNKGKLVCHVSLKSAARSFLPCKLSEKLEVENVVSIDDLKKKISPAFFLKETYQERKEVWKNGMYCSLYEVVEKSRSGSHLEGLLQKLEKEKLVLVKPLVDRGFLILLSPWQMMSPYDHQTGRSRVLHALFLFPESRGVTGSAPKNGPYGTQKNSYTMSSHKKKEIVPEFTKLVQSLRFALYQARKHSGGDYNAVVEKYIYEYFRKLYHGPGRAREFIFREYSPALDDKRFLHPAPRYKGHLKTCLQNYVFSCESYQLPVCRARELLDRNRKPQRFSPSSDYEARKRVPRSGDDDTERLKDLINLIQCRKKNVGGDSDFEDPRIRSGLKRKLEEQSENLQKYLKMSDSSENICHCEGGRSLDSPHCVFSMNPEHGGHEGDLRQDVPDAAADPKGLVQAVLETLGPPSHWGPALLQAVTQALGTEEMEEDVRQKYEYESIPAQDRDGHELPAPAQADSVPFKDPQSPAMLETDVPCLPYPVDVSLQLPPNEAPLEHTLHLQDTGTGSTFEGCSPCPSAPIEHGYLRQPPCSNNVGEVGIHWKLIPITGLKSPEEPPEYLPPTDALPNDPRVVNRQRNSDYQLPCSPFSDTQKGTAEDGHYTGQVEKLEDQYELTDQPFTAKHSISAVIETALLEEYKLFARKIKEILQQKNIPYVSDLSTPVLSAQERMMRLSEHICLQASEISVQEYVESLIEKLDSVILASSCVKQPPAVYGSPEALEALSSTAPDGGTALPEPLCHHLGEELPPASLPPGKDTASRGNAQPEEQTSGGDLRGTPEKTQKSPKNLNISTQPDFSDLISKLKPELFTGFVQIMENVQKNRIQFYIHEEEESVLCREIKEYLRKLGNTECHPEEFLRRGDNSEKLLIIIQNEDIANLIHKIPGLVTLKRFSCVSFAGVDSLNDVKNRTYHDLFVSGGFVVSDESVLNPDSITTDKLKQFLTFLEDLNTPDGKWQWKVHCKIQKKLKELGRMNANALNLLTLLNTYQKKNLVEILSYHNCDSQTRNAPELECLIRLQAQNIQQRHVVFLTEKNLKTLSSYVDNGIVVAAVDDFMHNFKNLVGFHSSDTEQNNLAAGSAGQRQSDAVLTLSPLELGVGIAQH; from the exons ATGGCGGATGCCGTGATCCGCAGTGGCGGCGAGATGGAGCCGGAGCAGCATCAGCGGATGGAGAAGACCAGCGCGGGCGTCCTCGGAGCGGAGAGTAACAGAGCGGGAGCCGCTGAGGACACCGCACAAAATGGCGGACGCTCTGAGAGCGGTAGCGCTGGGGAGGCGCTGCTGGTGACTGCTGTTGCTGCAGAGGACAAGGTCCCCACAAACCTCAGCATCAATAGCAGCAGCCAGCGCAGGAGCAGCATCTCGACGGCAAAtgaactgcagcagcagcagccgcccAGCGGTGTGCTCGGGGGGCCGCCCCCTCTCCCTAAGCCCTCAGAAGACCAGCAGCCTGTTAGGAAGAACTTTCAGATCCCcaggaagagcagagaaaagaaag cactctttCAACCAGTACTTCCAGAGTCTCGAGAATTTGAGGAGATTATAAACATTCTGCATTCTTCCTACTTGGATCCCAGTTCAGTGTCCAGTTTTAAATACAAGAGAGCCAGCTTAGTTCAGAGTGAGCTGTTGGAAAAGGAA TTCACAGAGAAGCGGCGGGAGCTGAAGCGGGACGGGCGCCCCGAGAAGGAGCTGTTGGACAGTTACGCCTTCCTCATGGTGGATCGCTGCCAG ATCCAGAGCATATGTGAAAAGGGGCTGCAGGTTGGCCACTCCAAACTCTCAGTTCTCGGCAGCCCTTCCATGG GTGTATATATCTCCAAGTATGCTGATTTATTGCAGCCTAATCCTCTAGAATCTGGAGCAAGTGGAGAtgtgattgtttttaaaataataaag ggaagaatgAAAAGCATATATGACTACACTGGTATGAAAGCAATGGAATCAGCTGCCAAGAGCATGCTGGATCCCACCCCGAACCACGAGTGTCACATTTCAAAGAATGCAGGCAAAGTCACCTCCCTGCTGGCTTACCGAGCCTACGAGCTCACTCAG TACTACTTTTATGAATACGGCTTTGATGAGATCAGGCAAAGACCAAGACATGTTTGTCCTTTTGCTGTTGTTTCATTTGCTTACAAAGATGACATGGTGCAAGGACCAAAGTTTGTGCCCCCATCGAG AGCAAACACCTTCCATGCAGATAGAAGTACAG AGAAACCTAATGTTACATTGTGGAGGGGACAGCTTTGGAATAAAGGCAAACTTGTGTGCCACGTTTCCCTAAAATCAGCAGCACGATCTTTCCTTCCATGCAAGCT TTCTGAGAAGCTTGAGGTTGAAAATGTTGTAAGCATTGatgatttgaagaaaaaaatttcaccAGCATTCTTCTTGAAAGAAACTtaccaagaaagaaaagaag TGTGGAAGAATGGCATGTACTGTAGCCTGTATGAAGTTGTGGAGAAGTCCCGTTCTGGGAGTCACTTAGAGGGTTTGCTTCAAAAACTAGAGAAAGAGAAACTT GTCCTTGTGAAACCACTTGTGGACAGAGGATTTCttattcttctttctccttGGCAGATGATGTCCCCTTATG ACCACCAGACTGGACGGTCCCGTGTGCTTCATGCGCTCTTTCTGTTCCCAGAGTCCAGAGGTGTCACTGGCTCAG CACCAAAAAATGGTCCATATGGAACACAGAAAAATTCATATACCATGTCTTCgcacaagaaaaaggaaatcgTTCCAGAATTCACAAAGTTGGTTCAGTCTCTGCGTTTTGCTTTGTACCAGGCCCGGAAACACAGCGGTGGAGATTACAATGCTGTTGTGGAAAAGTACATCTATGAGTACTTCAGAAAGCTCTACCACGGCCCTGGGAGAGCTAGAGAATTTATATTTCGTGAGTACTCACCAGCGCTGGATGACAAAAGATTTCTGCACCCTGCCCCGAGGTACAAAGGTCACCTCAAGACGTGCTTGCAGAACTATGTGTTCAGCTGTGAGTCCTATCAGCTGCCCgtctgcagagccagggagctgctggacagAAACCGGAAACCTCAGCGCTTCAGCCCCAGCTCAGATTATGAGGCCAGGAAAAGAGTGCCTCGTTCTGGAGATGATGATACTGAAAGACTCAAGGATCTTATTAACTTGATCCAGtgtagaaagaaaaatgtaggTGGAGATTCTGATTTTGAAGACCCCAGAATTAGGAGTGGTCTGAAAAGAAAGCTGGAAGAACAATCTGAAAATTTGCAGAAATACCTAAAAATGAGTGACTCTTCAGAGAATATTTGTCACTGTGAAG GTGGCAGAAGCTTGGATTCCCCACACTGTGTGTTCTCAATGAACCCTGAGCACGGAGGCCACGAGGGTGACCTCAGGCAGGACGTGCCGGACGCCGCAGCCGACCCCAAGGGGCTGGTGCAGGCGGTGCTGGAGACGCTGGGCCCTCCCAGCCACTGGGGCCCAGCGCTGCTGCAGGCTGTCACCCAGGCCTTGGGCACTGAGGAGATGGAAGAGGATGTGAGACAGAAATATGAGTATGAATCCATTCCAGCTCAGGACAGAGATGGTCATGAGcttcctgcccctgctcaggctgacagCGTTCCCTTCAAGGACCCGCAGAGCCCGGCCATGCTGGAGACTGACGTGCCGTGCTTGCCCTACCCCGTGGATGTCAGTCTGCAGCTCCCACCCAATGAAGCACCCCTTGAGCACACACTGCATTTACAA GACACAGGCACTGGGAGTACCTTTGAAGGCTGcagtccctgtcccagtgcaCCTATAGAACATGGCTATCTCAggcaacctccctgctcaaatAATGTAGGGGAAGTTGGAATACACTGGAAACTTATCCCAATTACAG GTCTGAAATCACCAGAAGAGCCACCGGAATATTTGCCACCAACGGATGCACTTCCTAATGACCCCCGGGTAGTAAATAGACAGAGAAATTCTGATTATCAATTGCCATGCTCTCCATTTTCAGACACACAGAAGGGGACAGCAGAAGATGGACATTACACAGGACAAGTGGAGAAACTTGAAGATCAGTATGAGCTAACAGATCAACCTTTTACAGCTAAGCATTCCATTAGTGCAGTAATAGAGACAGCACTGTTAGAAGAATATAAGCTCTTTGcaagaaagattaaagaaatttTGCAGCAAAAAAACATTCCTTATGTCAGTGACCTGTCCACACCAGTCCTTTCTGCCCAGGAGAGGATGATGAGACTTTCTGAACACATATGTTTGCAGGCATCAGAGATTTCTGTCCAAGAATACGTAGAGAGCCTGATTGAGAAGCTGGACAGTGTCATTTTGGCTTCTTCCTGCGTGAAGCAGCCTCCCGCAGTGTATGGCAGCCCTGAAGCCCTGGAGGcgctgagcagcactgcccccGACGGCGGCACAGCCCTCCCGGAGCCGCTGTGCCATCACCTGGGGGaggagctgcctccagccagcctgcccccagggaaggACACAGCGAGCCGTGGGAATGCTCAGCCAGAGGAACAGACTTCTGGTGGGGATCTCAGGGGAACACCAGAAAAGACTCAGAAGTCCCCTAAGAACTTAAATATTTCAACTCAACCAGATTTTTCTGATTTGATAAGCAAGTTAAAGCCTGAATTATTTACTGGTTTTGTCCAAATAATGGAAAATGTACAGAAAAACAGAATCCAGTTTTATATTcatgaagaggaagaaagtgTTCTCTGCAGAGAAATCAAG GAGTATCTCAGAAAGTTAGGGAACACAGAGTGCCATCCAGAGGAGTTCCTTAGAAGAGGAGATAATTCAGAGAAACTGTTGATCATTATCCAAAATGAAGACATTGCCAATCTCATCCATAAG ATCCCTGGCCTGGTGACTCTGAAGAGGTTCTCCTGTGTCAGCTTTGCAGGGGTTGACAGTTTGAATGATGTGAAAAATCGCACTTACCATGACCTGTTTGTGTCTGGGGGTTTTGTTGTGTCAGATGAATCTGTCCTTAACCCAGACTCCATCACTACAG ATAAACTGAAACAGTTCCTAACATTTCTGGAGGATCTCAATACCCCAGATGGGAAATGGCAATGGAAAGTCCActgcaaaatacaaaaaaagctGAAAGAGCTGGGGAG GATGAATGCCAATGCCCTGAACCTGCTCACCCTTCTGAACACCTACCAAAAGAAGAACTTGGTTGAGATTCTGTCTTACCATAACTGTGACTCTCAAACTCGAAATGCTCCAGAACTTGAGTGTCTCATCAGGCTTCAAGCTCAAAACATACAGCAGAGACATGTTGTCTTCCTAACAG AAAAGAATCTCAAGACTCTCTCGAGTTACGTTGATAATGGCATCGTGGTTGCTGCTGTTGATGACTTTATGCATAACTTTAAAAATCTTGTGGGGTTTCACAGCTCTGATACTGAGCAGAACAAccttgctgctggcagtgctggccaaAGACAATCAG ATGCTGTTTTGACATTGTCCCCTTTGGAGCTGGGAGTTGGGATTGCCCAGCACTAA